From a region of the Mucilaginibacter sp. PAMB04168 genome:
- a CDS encoding response regulator translates to MKKKVLVIDKDPAIIDVITFMLKDEGYDFLVSQKPFDLQEVKDYQPALILLHNGLNNEGSLICKSIKGNLDTKHVPIIMSSTRNDLPQIAEESFAEAHIQKPFDIEDFLLLIRETIILS, encoded by the coding sequence ATGAAAAAAAAAGTGTTAGTGATTGATAAAGACCCTGCAATTATCGATGTAATCACTTTTATGCTAAAAGATGAAGGTTATGATTTCTTAGTTTCTCAAAAGCCTTTTGATCTTCAAGAAGTCAAAGATTATCAACCTGCACTTATTTTATTACATAATGGCTTGAACAATGAGGGTTCGCTAATTTGCAAGTCAATCAAAGGTAACCTTGACACGAAGCACGTTCCAATTATCATGAGTTCAACTCGTAATGACTTACCTCAAATAGCGGAAGAAAGCTTCGCTGAGGCTCACATCCAAAAACCATTTGACATTGAAGACTTTTTATTGTTAATTAGGGAAACGATCATTCTTTCTTAA
- a CDS encoding Fic family protein, translating into MDLVKLIDKYNALGIADVVDHEKFNLISIVHHSTKIEGSTLTELETRVLLEDGLTPNNKALHDTLMATDHYAALLFTLKEAREKRPISLELLKEINSLVIRNTGQVYNTMLGTVDATKGELRLGNVQAGSTYFPNYNKVVPLLDDMIGKMRDLMKKPLKQSEQINLSFDAHYNLVNIHPWYDGNGRTSRLLMNYVQAFYGLPLAVVHNESKPSYITALNESLEKNDIKFFRDFMSKEYAKLLETEISRFEEIDKPKKGRGFTLMF; encoded by the coding sequence ATGGACTTAGTAAAATTAATAGATAAATATAATGCATTAGGCATAGCCGATGTTGTAGACCATGAGAAATTCAACCTAATTTCCATTGTTCACCACTCCACTAAAATTGAGGGTTCTACCTTAACAGAACTTGAAACAAGGGTTTTACTGGAAGATGGTTTGACACCAAACAATAAAGCTCTACATGATACCCTCATGGCTACCGACCATTATGCAGCTTTGTTATTTACCTTAAAAGAGGCCAGAGAGAAAAGGCCGATATCCTTAGAATTATTAAAAGAAATTAATTCGCTTGTCATAAGAAACACTGGTCAAGTTTACAATACCATGTTGGGCACAGTGGATGCAACAAAAGGTGAATTACGGTTGGGTAATGTTCAGGCGGGAAGCACTTACTTTCCTAACTATAATAAAGTAGTTCCACTGTTAGACGATATGATTGGTAAAATGAGGGATTTAATGAAAAAGCCTTTAAAACAATCCGAGCAGATCAATCTTTCTTTTGATGCTCATTATAATCTTGTAAACATTCACCCTTGGTATGATGGTAATGGTAGAACATCGAGATTACTAATGAACTATGTACAGGCTTTTTATGGTTTGCCTCTTGCAGTTGTACATAATGAATCAAAGCCCAGTTACATTACTGCCCTAAACGAATCGCTCGAGAAAAACGATATCAAATTTTTTAGGGATTTTATGAGCAAGGAATATGCAAAACTGCTAGAAACTGAGATCAGCAGGTTTGAAGAAATTGATAAGCCAAAAAAGGGCAGGGGATTTACACTTATGTTTTAA
- a CDS encoding DUF6876 family protein, whose protein sequence is MEEFRLNSTYEFNQFAGGSESVYKYTFGIHITQGIKYLADTYECYWLLDLICIHSRDIKDTQEFQVWILKRLQGNHFKLSVEDGNKNVIKEIDIRFSDFKADLVHVWLQNDLIYLPNEH, encoded by the coding sequence ATGGAAGAATTTAGGTTAAACAGCACTTACGAATTTAATCAGTTTGCAGGAGGTTCAGAATCAGTTTATAAGTACACTTTCGGAATCCACATAACCCAAGGAATAAAATACCTTGCTGATACTTACGAATGCTACTGGTTGCTTGATTTAATCTGTATCCATTCAAGGGATATTAAGGATACCCAGGAGTTTCAAGTCTGGATATTAAAGCGGCTGCAAGGCAATCATTTCAAACTTTCAGTTGAAGATGGAAACAAGAATGTCATTAAGGAAATTGATATTCGCTTTTCTGATTTTAAAGCTGATCTGGTACACGTTTGGTTACAAAATGATTTAATATACTTACCGAACGAACACTAA
- a CDS encoding PH domain-containing protein translates to MNSIGIPNQERYLQLSPTISYCFLSVFGLLFIAVALLVGAFWLNTLCLPAIVVLAMAFYRFFYIRLTLYILTAETLKIRTGIFSYTLVTLELYRVKDYVIKQNLIMRILKIMTLTLFTTDKQDVVIALNGIPQSNLNDTIRDLVQRARAKSKIIEIN, encoded by the coding sequence ATGAATAGTATCGGCATCCCAAATCAGGAACGATACTTACAATTAAGCCCCACCATTTCCTACTGCTTTTTATCAGTCTTTGGATTGTTATTTATTGCAGTGGCGTTACTGGTCGGGGCTTTTTGGTTAAACACACTCTGTTTACCTGCAATTGTAGTATTGGCTATGGCTTTCTATCGGTTCTTTTATATCCGTCTAACGCTTTATATCCTTACAGCAGAAACCTTGAAAATAAGGACTGGGATATTCAGCTATACGCTTGTAACACTTGAATTGTATAGGGTAAAGGATTATGTCATCAAGCAAAACCTAATAATGAGGATTTTGAAAATTATGACCTTGACCCTATTTACCACCGATAAGCAAGACGTTGTAATTGCCCTAAATGGCATCCCTCAGTCAAACCTGAATGACACGATCAGGGATTTGGTACAACGAGCGAGAGCAAAAAGTAAAATCATTGAAATCAATTAA
- a CDS encoding topoisomerase C-terminal repeat-containing protein: MDDKCSFMIFKTYFGKEMTRNIVKQLAHHKETDFFDDLVNKDNKQFSAKLVIEEGAIKPHFQHNSLDTPCPKCAKEVKISNKAFICEGFFNDKECDLYINRNIAGVFLSENEAEVLLNGSSTDYRTDFLSNSQKTFGAKLILDDNLQVKFDFEIIKCPKCKTGSVSANHKAYGCSNYRNDKIKCEFTVWREISGKEITLKDLLDLCQKGTSDKTKFKPKNGDAYTGFYKLDSDYKLEIVKNS; the protein is encoded by the coding sequence ATGGACGATAAGTGCAGCTTTATGATTTTTAAGACCTACTTCGGTAAGGAAATGACACGGAATATTGTTAAGCAGCTTGCCCATCATAAGGAAACGGATTTCTTTGATGACTTGGTTAATAAAGATAATAAGCAGTTTTCCGCAAAGTTGGTGATTGAAGAAGGGGCTATTAAGCCGCATTTTCAGCATAATTCTTTAGATACGCCCTGCCCTAAATGTGCTAAGGAAGTTAAAATTTCTAACAAGGCGTTTATTTGCGAAGGCTTTTTTAACGATAAAGAATGTGATTTGTATATCAACAGGAACATTGCAGGTGTTTTTTTGTCCGAAAATGAGGCCGAGGTTCTTTTGAACGGTAGTTCGACGGATTATAGGACGGATTTTTTGAGTAATAGCCAAAAGACTTTTGGGGCGAAGCTTATTCTTGATGATAATTTGCAGGTTAAGTTTGATTTTGAGATCATTAAATGCCCTAAGTGTAAGACAGGTAGCGTTTCGGCTAATCATAAGGCGTATGGTTGCTCGAATTACAGGAATGATAAAATTAAGTGCGAATTTACCGTTTGGAGAGAAATTTCAGGCAAGGAGATTACGCTTAAAGATTTGTTGGATTTGTGCCAAAAAGGTACGTCAGACAAGACAAAGTTTAAGCCTAAAAATGGCGACGCATACACCGGGTTTTATAAACTGGATAGCGATTATAAGCTTGAAATAGTTAAAAATTCCTGA
- a CDS encoding DUF4099 domain-containing protein: MNEQLNNQLPLKDLENVGLYKEGSITMDRENINALKRGNMTGLVELKNVKGNDGFEIEAMAARLSVVDQNGENKLRIDPVYKYVQKHPLLSEKEHEQLVSGEVANIKKEVIDKEGNAASEIIEFDNLTNQFLSYDPRKIKIPVAINDETLSPEKKRKLREGEVITLSDGTEVQYRTADKNGLRSNRSALVLSLLIDGGLSYLLFTGINRLMGKQSAEEQSYSKGYLTALKEVEKQLERKQQKFPNDKSIANEINVVKHEFSNASAMSPAQLDTLKIKDADDVKNEKNVNDPDHGKNNPVGEDEHDIENSRGRGR, from the coding sequence ATGAACGAACAATTAAATAACCAGTTGCCTTTAAAAGACCTTGAAAATGTAGGTCTGTATAAAGAAGGCTCAATCACAATGGACAGGGAAAATATTAACGCTTTAAAGCGTGGGAATATGACCGGCCTTGTAGAACTCAAAAATGTAAAGGGTAATGATGGGTTTGAAATTGAAGCAATGGCAGCCCGTTTATCTGTAGTAGATCAGAACGGCGAGAATAAGCTAAGGATAGACCCTGTTTACAAGTACGTACAGAAACACCCCCTTTTATCCGAAAAGGAACATGAGCAGCTTGTTAGCGGTGAGGTTGCCAATATAAAAAAAGAGGTGATCGATAAAGAAGGTAATGCAGCCTCTGAAATAATAGAGTTTGACAATTTGACAAACCAGTTTTTAAGCTATGACCCGAGGAAGATAAAAATTCCTGTTGCCATCAACGACGAAACCCTGTCGCCTGAAAAGAAACGCAAATTACGGGAGGGAGAAGTTATTACCCTTTCGGACGGTACAGAAGTTCAGTATAGAACGGCTGATAAAAACGGCCTACGCTCAAATCGAAGTGCCTTAGTTTTATCACTGCTAATAGACGGTGGTTTAAGCTATCTATTGTTTACCGGAATAAACCGTTTGATGGGCAAACAGTCAGCCGAAGAACAATCTTATTCAAAAGGATATCTAACTGCCTTAAAGGAGGTCGAAAAACAGTTAGAGCGCAAACAGCAAAAGTTTCCTAATGATAAATCCATAGCGAATGAGATCAATGTGGTTAAGCATGAATTTAGTAATGCATCGGCAATGTCACCTGCACAATTGGACACTTTAAAAATCAAAGATGCAGACGATGTAAAGAACGAGAAGAACGTTAACGACCCCGATCATGGTAAAAATAACCCAGTAGGAGAAGATGAACACGATATCGAAAATTCACGAGGACGAGGCAGATAA
- a CDS encoding zincin-like metallopeptidase domain-containing protein yields the protein MATETKKMYELVAEKIIEQLKQGIAPWQKPWNSAGTDYSMPYNAVTSNPYKGLNALYLHLFSPYQDPRWATFKQAESEGWQVQKGAKGFMINFVKTHDLRTKLDENKRPVIGTDGKPVKIKVELNSPIVTKAWVFNAEQIKGIPPLPVREIKDNELWGKVARVESIVKASGAKIEHVAGDRAFYTPLFDKINMPERPQFETADRYYSTLLHELGHWTGHHSRLDRELVNKFGTPDYAREELRAEIASMILGNELKIGHDPKQHIAYVDSWIKVLTDTPYEIHSAAADAQRIFDYVMAFEKKIEQKQEATKAPEYNPNTLQTGDVIKYNGTKYEVLEADKRNFLIQDLSNNHKVQLTVNDGLFNSLVEAKRANRNTISILSTIENKVKEYDYSIPTAKELVAQEDNSSKRKI from the coding sequence ATGGCAACTGAAACGAAAAAGATGTATGAGTTAGTTGCCGAGAAGATCATCGAGCAATTAAAGCAGGGTATTGCACCTTGGCAGAAGCCTTGGAATAGCGCAGGAACCGATTATAGCATGCCTTATAACGCTGTTACAAGCAATCCATACAAGGGCTTAAATGCTTTATATCTCCATTTATTCAGCCCTTACCAAGACCCACGTTGGGCAACTTTCAAACAAGCTGAAAGTGAAGGTTGGCAGGTACAGAAAGGCGCTAAGGGATTTATGATAAACTTCGTGAAAACCCATGACTTACGAACTAAACTGGATGAAAACAAACGGCCAGTTATCGGTACGGACGGTAAGCCTGTAAAGATCAAGGTAGAATTGAATAGCCCCATTGTTACCAAAGCCTGGGTGTTTAATGCCGAACAAATTAAAGGAATCCCACCTTTGCCAGTTCGGGAGATAAAAGACAATGAACTATGGGGAAAGGTTGCAAGGGTGGAAAGTATAGTAAAAGCTTCCGGTGCAAAAATAGAACACGTTGCAGGTGACCGGGCTTTTTATACTCCACTATTTGACAAAATAAACATGCCGGAGCGCCCCCAGTTTGAAACAGCCGACCGTTACTACTCGACCCTGCTTCATGAGTTAGGCCATTGGACAGGGCATCATAGCCGTCTTGATCGTGAACTGGTAAACAAGTTCGGCACTCCAGACTATGCCCGAGAGGAATTACGTGCTGAAATAGCTTCGATGATCTTAGGTAACGAACTTAAGATCGGCCACGACCCCAAACAACATATTGCATATGTGGATAGTTGGATAAAGGTCTTAACCGATACCCCTTATGAAATTCATTCAGCAGCAGCAGATGCACAGCGCATATTTGATTATGTAATGGCCTTTGAAAAGAAAATCGAGCAAAAGCAGGAAGCCACCAAAGCACCCGAATACAATCCGAACACGCTACAAACAGGGGACGTTATCAAATACAACGGCACCAAATACGAAGTATTGGAAGCTGATAAAAGGAATTTCCTCATACAAGATTTATCCAATAATCATAAGGTGCAGCTTACCGTAAATGACGGTCTTTTCAATTCCTTGGTTGAAGCCAAAAGAGCTAATAGAAATACCATTTCGATATTGAGTACGATTGAAAACAAAGTAAAGGAATACGATTATAGTATCCCGACCGCAAAGGAATTGGTTGCCCAGGAGGATAACAGTTCCAAAAGAAAAATCTAA
- a CDS encoding M23 family metallopeptidase has protein sequence MKHFKISFIIFFLFAVNSYAQDFNSIISVEEVNTVAVKKKSIVKDTVVKLKIIKDTVYTSNYLPEREPLELSCLPLANIKLTSGFGYRIHPILGNLKFHNGIDLSARQADIYSVLHGTVVVSNYDNIIGNYVVVNHGFYETTYGHLAVRFVKAGDLVKAGTIIGRSGRTGRVTGEHLHFIVKYKGQSINPLPFLREILSVNRKDQLTEFLTKTSDYVN, from the coding sequence ATGAAACACTTTAAAATTTCCTTTATCATCTTTTTTCTTTTTGCCGTAAATAGTTACGCCCAAGACTTCAATTCAATTATAAGCGTAGAGGAAGTTAACACCGTAGCAGTTAAAAAGAAAAGTATTGTCAAGGACACAGTTGTTAAACTGAAAATCATCAAAGACACCGTTTACACTTCTAATTACTTGCCCGAACGTGAACCCCTTGAATTGTCCTGTTTGCCTTTGGCAAATATTAAACTCACTTCTGGATTTGGGTACCGCATTCATCCTATACTAGGAAATCTCAAATTTCATAACGGAATAGACCTTTCCGCACGTCAGGCAGATATCTATTCGGTGCTTCATGGAACTGTTGTAGTATCCAATTATGATAATATTATCGGCAACTATGTTGTAGTAAATCATGGATTTTATGAAACCACATACGGCCATTTAGCGGTACGATTTGTCAAAGCCGGAGATTTGGTAAAGGCCGGAACTATAATAGGCCGTAGCGGGAGAACAGGCCGTGTTACTGGGGAGCATTTACATTTTATAGTAAAGTATAAAGGCCAAAGCATCAATCCCCTTCCATTTCTAAGGGAGATTTTAAGCGTCAACCGCAAAGATCAACTAACCGAATTTTTAACTAAAACAAGTGATTATGTCAATTAA
- a CDS encoding type IV secretion system DNA-binding domain-containing protein, which produces MEEKKELQKLHGMLQFVVYLLIFFEIIIFVYADRMFVSGKFGNGLAHIFEKLSHLAIYKNIFYSKFTTLVIICLVSIGTLSKKKLELDPKKHIVYPLVIGLLLFFGSIWFLNQHGKDAFPYTSWYNIGFIVTSLVGAVLIHTSMDNISKIIHSGFGKDEWNIEGESFMQSVKEDITPYSVNIPMQFYYKKKVHNGFINVVNPFRGTILIGTPGSGKSFGVVNPFIRQMIAKGYTMCLYDFKFPDLGQIAYYHYLLAKQNNKIKDYQFNVINLDKVEKSRRINPLRADYIETLADASETAEAIVESLQKSDSSGGSEKFFTQSAVNFLASCIYFVSRHDNGKYSTFAHLLAFLNRTYEEIFTCLNTYPVLESLLSPFASALQKKAYDQLEGQIGTLKIFISRLNTEETAWVFSADDFNLKISDPKHPSILILANSPATQNINSTCYSVVVNRLTRLINTKGNLPTAIIADEAPTLFIHKIENLISTARSNKVAVLLGLQELPQLKQLQGKDTATTITAVIGNVISGSVRNKETLDWLERLFGKKKQIGEGLSIDRSKTSVSLNEKYDPLIPAGKIAQLGTGELVGLIATDVNNDYTGKYTTSNVHCKVNLNLADIQREEKGYRELPNFYDFKGNKAKILNSNFLKIRKDVENIIQYYSN; this is translated from the coding sequence ATGGAAGAAAAAAAGGAATTACAAAAGCTGCATGGGATGCTGCAATTTGTAGTGTATCTGTTAATTTTCTTTGAGATCATAATATTTGTCTACGCAGACAGAATGTTTGTTTCAGGAAAGTTCGGTAATGGTTTAGCCCATATTTTCGAAAAGCTGTCGCACTTGGCGATCTATAAAAACATATTTTATAGCAAGTTTACCACCTTGGTAATCATCTGCTTAGTTTCTATCGGCACCTTAAGCAAAAAGAAGCTTGAATTAGACCCGAAGAAACATATTGTCTACCCTTTAGTAATCGGCTTGTTACTATTCTTTGGCAGTATATGGTTTTTGAATCAGCATGGAAAAGATGCCTTCCCTTATACCTCATGGTACAATATCGGATTTATCGTTACTTCATTGGTTGGGGCGGTTCTTATTCATACCTCAATGGATAATATTTCAAAAATCATACACAGTGGATTTGGTAAAGATGAATGGAATATTGAGGGTGAAAGCTTCATGCAATCGGTTAAGGAGGACATTACCCCCTATTCAGTTAATATACCGATGCAGTTCTATTACAAAAAGAAAGTTCATAATGGCTTTATAAATGTAGTAAACCCGTTTCGAGGAACCATCCTGATAGGCACACCTGGTTCGGGAAAGTCATTTGGTGTAGTTAACCCCTTTATCCGGCAAATGATAGCCAAGGGTTATACGATGTGCCTGTATGACTTTAAATTTCCCGACCTGGGCCAAATCGCTTATTACCACTATCTATTAGCCAAGCAGAACAATAAGATTAAGGATTACCAGTTTAACGTTATCAATTTGGATAAAGTTGAAAAGAGCCGACGGATAAACCCATTACGGGCAGATTATATAGAAACACTTGCTGATGCATCCGAAACCGCAGAAGCCATTGTAGAGAGCCTACAGAAAAGCGATAGCAGCGGGGGAAGCGAAAAGTTCTTTACCCAGTCCGCAGTAAACTTTTTAGCATCCTGTATATATTTCGTTTCAAGGCATGACAACGGCAAGTACTCGACATTTGCGCACTTGTTGGCATTTTTAAACAGGACTTATGAAGAAATATTTACCTGTCTGAATACCTATCCCGTACTTGAAAGTTTGCTATCTCCTTTTGCTTCGGCCTTACAGAAAAAGGCATACGATCAGTTGGAAGGTCAGATAGGAACTTTAAAGATTTTTATTTCAAGGTTAAACACCGAGGAAACCGCCTGGGTGTTTTCAGCAGATGATTTTAATTTAAAGATCAGCGACCCCAAACACCCATCCATATTGATTTTGGCAAATAGCCCTGCAACTCAAAATATCAATTCAACATGTTATTCTGTAGTGGTCAACCGCCTAACAAGGCTGATCAATACCAAGGGTAATTTGCCTACGGCCATTATAGCGGATGAAGCACCTACCCTATTTATTCATAAAATTGAAAACCTGATATCAACAGCACGGAGTAATAAAGTAGCCGTGTTGTTAGGCTTGCAGGAGTTACCCCAGTTGAAGCAGCTACAGGGCAAAGACACCGCTACAACGATAACCGCAGTAATCGGCAATGTTATATCTGGTTCGGTTCGGAACAAAGAAACATTGGATTGGTTAGAACGGCTTTTTGGAAAGAAAAAACAAATTGGCGAGGGCTTAAGCATCGACCGTTCTAAAACATCGGTATCCCTGAATGAAAAATACGACCCACTTATCCCTGCCGGGAAGATAGCCCAGTTAGGTACAGGTGAGTTAGTCGGCTTGATTGCAACGGATGTAAACAATGATTATACAGGCAAGTACACCACATCTAACGTTCACTGTAAAGTCAATCTTAATTTAGCAGATATACAGCGGGAGGAAAAAGGCTATCGGGAGTTACCAAACTTCTATGACTTTAAGGGCAACAAAGCAAAAATCTTAAACAGCAACTTCCTTAAAATCCGCAAGGATGTAGAAAACATCATTCAATATTATTCAAATTAA